In Triticum aestivum cultivar Chinese Spring unplaced genomic scaffold, IWGSC CS RefSeq v2.1 scaffold213950, whole genome shotgun sequence, the DNA window GTAGTACATGCTAACTTGTGTTACGATAAAAATAGTAGCATGCATACCCATTAGCATCATTTATTtgtcgaataaaatccaataacaCCTGCAATGGTCAGCACAAGAAACTGATTGTTACTATGCCACCATGTAACATTGCATTCTAAAAGGAGTAATAATAACTACTTAAGGGAACATTCAACAATTTACATCTTGATAATGATATGCCAATATTAGATGGAATGAAATTCGTAACAATCCAGTGTTATCTCAAATTTAGAATAACGAtgttctcatcatcatcatcaaatatGGTGAATATGAATTGAACAATTTGGCTAACCTGTGGAACACCAACCAAGTACCTAACAAGTGTCTTATATACACCTGTTGCAGAACCAAGCTGCGCTAATTGCACCCGCCTACATACCAAAATGGAAAATAATTATAAATTTATTGATAATGAAAATTTGTAGACCGATAAATGAAAGGAGAAGAACCTATCCATTTGCTGCTTCCATAGCAATGCATATCTATCATGAATGCTTCCACCAGAACTAACTACAGCATCAACCTCCGCTTGCTTATTTCTCTCAGAGCGTTCTCGCTGTTGCCTGATCAGTGTACCGCGGAAGTCTTGTGGCATGTATGTCATAACTACAGATGTTGTAAATGCAGGTCAAATACCAAATGATAAGGCAATTAACATGACAAAAGAAGtactgttttactatacaaatttCAGTTCCAGAAATCAATAGTTCAAAAATGACAGGAAGGCAACATGGTACAGACTCGTCACAAAATAGAACAAGATATATCATAGAGCATATCACAGTAAGCTAGTTGGTCTAAAAAATATCATAGTAAGCTAATATTTGGGACTGTGGGATTAACAACTGAGGAAAATCTCAGGAAACAGTGAAGGGCTCCAGGGAAATTATATGGGAAGGAGATTCAATCATCTATGTCCAGGACATGCTAGAAAACAACCAGTACAAAACTATTGGGTGCACAGTAATACAAGTTTTAATGGGTAATTGTATCTTTTACCTCTATTTATGAAACAGTTAACAGTAAAGTAAGCAGAAGGAAAGAATGTCAACCTGTATTGAAAACATTATCGGCATTTTTTAGCTGAAACTGTTCCAACTTCTTCAACATCTCTTTCAATTTAGTTTCACAATCATCAAGTGTGGAAACTATCTCAGCGTCTTCTAGTGTGGACTTCTGTTGAAGCTGGTCGCAAGCACATGACAAATGTTAGCTACAAAATTGAAAGGTAGGAGTCATCCTTGCAGCAAGATTCAGAACTAAACTTACAGCAACGGGACGACGAGATTTATTAAGCAGAAACAGAATCTCTTCCATCTGTTCTCTGTTCTTCCACATGTTCTCATCTATTTTATGGGCAGGTACACCAGATGCCTCTTGTTCCAAGTGCTCCTCCTCTTCGACATGCAAAAAAGATAGATTTATCATGTCAGAACAATACTTGCTTCAGAAAGATCACCCAAGCAATGTTCTATAATTAGCAAGCCAAAGAGTCGCAGCTGATGTCCTAGTGAAAATCTACTTCTTTTCTTAGATAGTAAGGTACAATATGAAATGGTTTTAATCTTAGTGTTAACCCTTACACATTCGTAAAACTTCTGCTAACAACACCCTGCATGGATTTACAACAGACGCCGCAAGAAACCAACGCATGAGATCTGCCACTGATAACTTATGCTAGCATGCATATTTCTCTATCTTTAATGGGACTTGACCTTTTTCTTGGACTAAGTTCATCTTGCTTTTTCACTGATCGTCTCACTGATAAGTGGGATCGGTACCAGTATGTCAACTAAGTGGCCAAAACGTATTCATTCAGGATTTACGGCCAAAATGGAAATCTCCATTTCAAAATGTTAATTACAAAACCATTGTCCCTGCTCCCAATTTCCCGCCTACTTTCCCTTTCTAAGAGAGTTACATTTGTTTTTTCCACTGCTAATGTGAGCACTCACCGTACAAGTACAGGGGATTTTCCCTTCATATTTCTAATaatttatttttgttgtttgtcTTAACTAAAATTAACCATATGGCACCCTTTGTAATGCACAGGTCTTTTACAGGTAGATAGCATACAATCTTACTACAGAGATGAAACATAAATGGCTTCCAGGACTAATGAGCAGCACCCGGATGTAACAAATTAGACGCCCCTGTCAAACCAAACATCCACGCGGCTAACAAAAGCACTATAGAAAGGCCAATTATAATTAGTGCATGCCAAGGATCAAAACCTGCTGCAGTTTCAGCTTCTAAGACTAAACTTTCAAGTCAATTAGTACAAGATAACAGCACTAGTTACTAGTTAGCCACTAACCAAATTCTGCATATAATGGGGAAAAAGAACCGAAAACGTACAAACCCTGAGAAGCATACCCACCTCAGTTATTGTGCTGGCAATAACTGATTTTAATCGTTTTGAGTCTGGCTAGACCGAAGAAAGGGAAGCAGCCTCCAATTTCTAGCATGCCCCCGAGCAGGAAACTACCCGCACTAGAAGAACCGAACAAGATTACTGTACCCATTCCACTCTTCAGGAATCGTAGTAAGATCAAAGGTAGCAGCAGCGGGGTCGAGAAGCAAGCGAATCGCAGCGAGGCATCAGATAAAGCGCTCACCGGGGGAGAAGGGAGAGGCGGCGGCGAGTTCGGCGGACAGAGCGCGGAGGCGGGCAGCGAGGGCGATTACGCCGTCGGGGATCGGGGGCAGCGGGTACTTGTCGTAGTAGCGCGCGAGGTAGTCCCGCGTGATCGGCACCAGACCCTCTGTCGTCATCTCCGTTGGCAAGATTGGAGAGCAACGGGGACGAGTTCGCCGGCGGTAGGTGGAGGTGATgtgggaggagaggaaggaaggggaggcAGGAAGGGCACGTGAAATAGACGTGCCGTTGGAACGGTGGGTATGGTAACCGGGCGGTGGAGAGGTTGGTGCCGTGggtggttggttgcttgccttcaAGAGAGCGGAGACCTGGGAAAGTTCTGTACTCGAATTTGACCACTTTCACTGTGTGTTTGAGACGCCAACTTCCTCATTAAGGCtgtgtttgatagcaaagtattatATAAACCAAAATATCAAAAACTACAGTAATTTTGCCTGTAGATGTGAGATACCATAGTTTTATCAAAACAGAGTATTTTGCAGTATTCACAATACATAGAACCTGTTTGGCTGCCGCTGTAAATTTTGTTGTTTAGCCGTTGTGTTTAA includes these proteins:
- the LOC123176466 gene encoding uncharacterized protein (The sequence of the model RefSeq protein was modified relative to this genomic sequence to represent the inferred CDS: added 294 bases not found in genome assembly): MTTEGLVPITRDYLARYYDKYPLPPIPDGVIALAARLRALSAELAAASPFSPEEEHLEQEASGVPAHKIDENMWKNREQMEEILFLLNKSRRPVALQQKSTLEDAEIVSTLDDCETKLKEMLKKLEQFQLKNADNVFNTVMTYMPQDFRGTLIRQQRERSERNKQAEVDAVVSSGGSIHDRYALLWKQQMDRRVQLAQLGSATGVYKTLVRYLVGVPQVLLDFIRQINDANGPMEVQRERYGPALYTLTKLVLAVRLYLHLSLARYGQKKIGKDDIAVLQQAVVIYTEEFGKFTTFIGEVFVNAPFFISAEDAGADSRKNDEYRETIIPAGKTHEVILSVEAVNSYIAWDFSLQQGALSTLLDIGFHVEYISPSREKTLILPYRRYEADQGNFCTVFAGSYKLVWDNSYSTFFKKTLRYKVDAVPPVVTETE